CCGGCTGGCCCGTTCCTCCCGGGTCGTGCGCGGGCCCAAGCGCGAGCTGATCAGCCGGGCGTACAACCTGATCCTGCGCAGCTCGCTCCACGCCCGCTTCTCGGACGCGCAGTGCGGGTTCAAGGCCATCAGGGGCGACGTCGCGCGGGTGCTGCTGCCGCTGGTGGAGGACAGCGGCTGGTTCTTCGACACCGAGATGCTGGTCCTGGCCGAGCGGGCCGGGCTCAGGATCCACGAGGTGCCGGTCGACTGGGTGGACGACCCGGACTCCACCGTGCACATCGTGCGCACCGCGGCCGACGACCTCAAGGGCGTGTGGCGGATCGGCCGGGCGCTCGCCACCGGTTCGCTGCCGCTGGACCGGCTCGCCCGGCCCTTCGGCGACGATCCGCGCGACCGTGAGCTGACCGGCGTACCCGGGGGGCTGGCCCGCCAGCTGGCCGGCTTCTGCGTGGTCGGCGTCCTGTCGACCCTCTTCTACCTGCTGCTCTACAGCGGTTTCCGGCAGTTCTGCGGGCCGCAGGCCGCGAACGCGTTCGCGCTGCTGGTGTCGGCCGTCGGCAACACGGCCGCCAACCGCCGGCTCACCTTCGGGGTGCGCGGCCGGGGCGGCGCGGTCCGCCACCAGGCCCGGGGCCTGCTGGTCTTCGCCATCGGACTCGCCCTGACCAGCGGTTCCCTGGCCGCCCTCGACGCGGCCGACGGCCACCCCGCGCACT
This Streptomyces misionensis DNA region includes the following protein-coding sequences:
- a CDS encoding bifunctional glycosyltransferase family 2/GtrA family protein; this translates as MRTDSSPDAPPGALPAREHLPASAAGPAVLDVVVPVHNEEQDLQPCVRRLHGHLTRTFPYAFRITIADNASTDTTPLVAARLAAELPGVGVVRLEQKGRGRALRTVWSASEAPVLAYMDVDLSTDLNALLPLVAPLISGHSDLAIGSRLARSSRVVRGPKRELISRAYNLILRSSLHARFSDAQCGFKAIRGDVARVLLPLVEDSGWFFDTEMLVLAERAGLRIHEVPVDWVDDPDSTVHIVRTAADDLKGVWRIGRALATGSLPLDRLARPFGDDPRDRELTGVPGGLARQLAGFCVVGVLSTLFYLLLYSGFRQFCGPQAANAFALLVSAVGNTAANRRLTFGVRGRGGAVRHQARGLLVFAIGLALTSGSLAALDAADGHPAHSTELAVLVTANLAATVLRFLLFRAWVFPDQRRPYDAGTGTHSCEGPR